The Streptomyces racemochromogenes DNA segment TCACGTCGTGACGCCATACCGCCTGCTTCTCCCCGCACGGCCCGGCCGGTGGGGCCGCTCCCCGGGCCTTGGTTGTCGGACCGGGGACCTACTATGCCTCTTGACGGAGGGTCGGCTGGTGCCGGGTGCCCGGGGCGGCGGTCCCGCGCCCGCCGGGCCCCTGCGGACCGGGGTGTTCAGGCTGTTGGGGTGGACGGGGAGATTCCGGTGTGGTGCGGCCGCGGCCGGACGGCATCGGGACTCCCGCGCCCCGCAGGCGAGTTGGGGAGGTGCGCGAGTGAGTGCCAGTGCGACGGCGCCGCGGGCTGCCGCGGCCGCACCCGCACGCGGCGGGGTCACGCCGCATCCGAGGTCGGGCCCGGGCCGGTTCGGCCCGTTCCGACTGCAACAGCTCGTGCTCCTCCAGCTCGCGGCCGCCGCGCTGCTCGTGGCCTGGGTGGTGGAACCGCTGCTGCTGGTGCCCGCGGGCGTCCTGGCGCTGGTGCTCGCCCTGCTGGCCCTCGTCCGCCGCCACCAGCGCTCCCTGCCCGAGTGGATCGGCGGAGTGCTCGCCCTGCGCTCCAGGCGGCGCAGGGCCGCCGCCTTCACCGTGCCGGCGGGCACCGAGCCTGGGCTCGCGCCGCTGGTCGAGGCCGAGCCGGCGCTGCGCACCACGGCCTTCGGCGACCGCGACCGGCGGCCCGTCGGGCTGGTCGGCGACGGGACGTTCCTGACGGCGGTGGTCCAGGTGGACGCGGGCGCCACCGCGCTGCGCCCCGACCGCGCGGAGCGGCCGCTGCCGCTGTCCCTGATCCGGGACGCCCTCGAAGTGGACGGCATCCGGCTGGAGTCGGCGCAGCTGGTGCAGCACACCCAGCCCGCGCCCGCCCCGCACCTGCCCGCCCGATCGACGGCCGCGCTCAACTACGCTCCCCTGCAAGCCCGTACGGGCACCCCGGCGGTGCGGCTGACGTGGATCGCGCTCAAGCTCGACCCCGAGCTGTGCCCGGAGGCGGTCGCCGCGCGCGGCGGCGGCCTCGCGGGGGCGCAGCGCTGCGTGGTGCGGGTGGCGGACCAGCTGGCCGGCCGGCTGACCGGGGCCGGGTTCCGGGCCACCGTGCTCACCGAGCAGGAGCTGACGGGCGCGCTGGCCACCTCCTCCTGCGCCAACCCGATGGCGATCACCCAGGCCGGGCGGTCGGCGAGCACCGGCCGGCGCACGGAGGAGACCGCCCGCACCTGGCGCTGCGACGACCGGCGCCACACCACCTACTGGATAGGCCGCTGGCCCCGGCTGGGCGGGGCGGGGGCCGGGCTGCCGCAGTTCGTGGCGCTGCTCACGTCGTTGCCGGCCCTGGCGACCAACTTCAGCCTGACGGTGGCCCCTGCGGAGCGGCAGGGCGTGACCCTGACCGGGTACGTGCGGGTCACCGGGCGCAGCGACGAGGAGCTCGTGGCGGCCCGGCGGGAGCTGGAGCGGACCGCGCGGGGCGTAGGGGCCGGGCTGGTACGGCTCGACCGGGAACAGGTGCCGGGGCTGCTGGCCTCGCTGCCGCTGGGAGGGGCGCGATGAGGGGTCCGGCTCCGGTCCGGGGCGGTTTCGGGCTGATCGGGCCCCGCCGGGAGCGGCACGTGGTGCAGGCGGCTGACCTGGACGCGCTGGCGCTGCCCGTCGGGGACGACGGGGTCGTCATCGGCGTGGACGCCGAGGGGCGGCCGGCGGTGCTCGGCGTGAACCGTCCCACGCCGTACGAGGTCACCCTGATCGGCGGCCTGTGGACGGCCCAGGTACTGGCCCTGCGCACGGCCGCGACCGGGGCCCGGGTCGCGGTGGAGACCGGGCGCGCGCCGGTGTGGTCCGGGCTGGCCCAGGCGGCCGGCGGCGCGCAGCAGTGCGTGACCCTGCACGACGTGGGCCGGGTCCCGCCGCAGGGCGCCTCGGCCGGCAGCCCGGTGCTGGTGATCCGGGACTGCGGGATGCGGCCGCCGCGCGGGCGGGTGGTGGCGGGGCCGTGGCAGTCGGTGCTGACCCTGCTGCCGTACCTGAGCCCGTCCGCGCCCCGGCTGCTGCGGAACTCGGCGCTGGCCGGGGTGCAGCGGGTGTCCCCGGACGAGGCGGAACAGGTGGGCGCGCTGATGCGGCTGCCGCGGGCGGCGGTCGAGTCGCTGCCGACCCTGGGGGACGGGGTGACGCTGTGGTGCACGCCGCGGGACCGGAAGTTCGTGATGACGCAGGGGACGGAAGCGGAGACCGCGCTGCTGGGGGCGGCCCGGCGCATCGACTGACGGCCGGTCCGCGGGACGTGCGGGATGACGGTTGCTCAGGGCCGGGGCGGCCTGTAGGCAGGAGTACGGGGGCGCGACCTCGGGGGCTTTCGGGCGCGGGGCGCGATTAGGCTGAGCGCGGGCGCGGCGTCGAGGTGGGCGCCGACCGGTGTTCGACAGACCAGGAGGACCAGTGAGCGGCGATCGGAACGAGAGGCGCGGCGGGACGTGGGACGTCCCGACGGACGATCAGTCCGACGCGGAGCCCGATGTGACGGGCGAGTTCACCATCGACTACACCCCGCCGGCCTGGTACACCCAGGGCGCGCCCGCGCAGGCCGCGCCGGTACCGGGGCTGCCCGGGCTGCCCGAGGGCAGCGGTTTCGAGCCCCACCGCCCGGCGGACGTGGTCTCGCCGCCGACGATGCGGATCGCCCCGGCGCAGGCCCGCCCGTCCGAAGCCCCTGCCACTCCGCCGGCAGCGGTCCCGGCCCCGGCCACCCCGTCGGCAGCGGTCCCGGCTCCGGCTGCGGTCCCGGCCGCGGTCCCCGCTCCGGCTCCGGCCGCGACCCCGGGTCAGGGGCACGCGTTCCCCGCCCAGGACGAAGCCGCGGGTCAGAGGCACGCGTTCCCCACCCAGGACGAAGTTTCGGGCCAGGGGCCCGGGTTCCCCGGCGCTCCGGCCCTCCCGGCCCAGGGCGAAGCTCCGGCCGCCGCCGCGTTCTCCGCACCGGGAGCCGACGGCCCGGGCGGTCACGCCGCTCACGGCGAGGCCTCGGGCCAGGGGCCCTCGTTCCCCGCCGCTCCGGCCCTGCCGGCCGCGGGTGCGCCCGTGGGGGGCGCCGAGGGCCGGGACGGCGCCGCCGTATCGGGGGCCGAGGGCCCGGGCGGGCAGGACAGCGCCCCGGCGGCCCGGGGCGAAGGCCCCGCCGCCGCGCAGGGGTTCGAGGCCACGGCGTCGAGTGCCGGGAGCCCGGGCCCGGAGGCACCCGGGACTGAGGGTTCCGCAGCGGGGGGTGACGTACCCGGCCGGGAGGCCGAGGCGTTGCCGGCCCTGCCCGGCGGGACCCCTGCGGGGTTCGCCGCCGCGTCCGCGCAGGCGGAGCCGGGGGCGCCGTTCGCGGTCCCCACCGTGGCGCCCCTCGCCGTGCCCTCCTTCGCCGACGCCGTACCTCCGGGGTTCGCGCAGGCCCCCGAGGAGGCGGCGGCTGCCGCACCCGGGCGGACGCCCACTCCGGCCGAGGGAACTCCGGTCGCGGGGCCCACGGATACTCCGTTCGGGGGATCCGGCTCCGAACTGCCGCCTCTCCCGCCCGCGTTCGCCTCCACGGGCGCACCCCAGGGCCCCGGCTTCCCGCCCGCCCCGCCCCAGGGCCCCGAGGCACCGGCACCGCAGGACACGCCCGCCACCGCCAAGGCCCAGCCGCAGGGGTACGGGTTCCCGCCCGGCACCCCCGAGGCACCGGCGCCCCAGGGCACCCCCGGCACCGCCGAGGCACACCCGCAACAGCCGCAGGGCTACGGGTTCCCGCCCAAGGGCCCCGAAGCCCCGGCACCCCAGCACACGCCCGGCACCGCCGAGGCACAGGCGCAGCCCCCGCAGGGCTACGGGTTCCCGCCCAAGGGCCCCGAAGCCCCGGCACCCCAGCACACCCCCGGCACCACCGAGGCACACCCGCAGCCCCCGCAGGGCTACGGCTTCCCGCCCGGCGCCCCGGACGCACCGGCACCCGAGGCACCGCGCCCCCCGCAGGGCTACGGCACGCCGGAGGCACCGGCACCCCAGGGGACGCCCGGGGCACACCCGCAGCCGCCGCACGGGTACGGGTTCCCGCCCGTGCCGCCCCAGCAGGCGCAGCAGCCGGACCCGCAGGGGTACGGGTTCCCGCCCCACCAGCCGCAGCAGCCGGCGCAGCAGGGGTACCCGGCCCCCCAGCCGCCGCAGGCGCACTGGCAGCAGTCGGGGCCCGGCCAGGGCCCCGGCGCTCCGCTCGGCTACACCGCCGCCGTGGAGCTGTCCTCCGACCGGCTGATCCGCGCCAAGCAGAAGCCCAAGCCCACCCGTTCCGGCTTCCGCTTCGGCGGCAAGGCCGCCGAGGCCGACCGGCAGCGCAAGCTGGAGCTGATCCGTACGCCGGTGATGTCCTGCTACCGCATCGCCGTCATCAGCCTGAAGGGCGGCGTCGGCAAGACCACGACGACCACCGCCCTCGGCGCCACCCTCGCCACCGAGCGCCAGGACAAGATCCTGGCCATCGACGCCAACCCCGACGCCGGCACCCTCGGCCGCCGCGTCCGCCGCGAGACCGGTGCGACGATCCGCGACCTGGTGCAGGCGATCCCGTACCTGAACTCGTACATGGACATCCGGCGGTTCACCTCCCAGGCCCCCTCCGGCCTGGAGATCATCGCCAACGACGTGGACCCGGCCGTCTCGACGACCTTCAACGACGAGGACTACCGGCGCGTCATAGACACGCTCGGCCGCCAGTACCCGATCATCCTGACCGACTCCGGCACCGGACTGCTCTACTCCGCCATGCGCGGCGTCCTGGACCTGGCCGATCAGCTGATCATCATCTCCACCCCGTCCGTGGACGGCGCGAGCAGCGCGAGCACCACGCTCGACTGGCTCTCCGCCCACGGGTACGCCGACCTCGTCTCCCGCTCGATCACCGTCATCTCCGGGGTCCGCGAGACCGCCAAGATGATCAAGGTCGAGGACATCGTGCAGCACTTCGAGACCCGCTGCCGCGGGGTCGTCGTCGTGCCGTTCGACGAGCACCTCGCGGCCGGCGCGGAGGTCGACCTCGACCTGATGCGGCCCAAGACCCGCGAGGCGTACTTCAACCTGTCCGCCCTGGTCGCCGAGGACTTCACGCGCGCCCAGCAGCAGGCCGCCCAGGCCCACTGGGGCGCCCCCCAGGCCCACCAGCCGCCGCAGGCACAGCCGCAGCAGCCCGGCCCGTACCAGCAGCCGCCGGCTCAGACCCCGCAGGGGCCCTCGCCGTACGGGCAGCAGCCGTACCCGCAGCCCGGACAGCCCTGGCAGCCGCAGCAGCAGCCGCAGCAGCAGCCGCAGCCCGGCCCGTACCAGGCCCCGCCGCGCGACCCGCGCCTCGGCTGACGGCAGGCCGGCCGGCCGCGAGAACGCGAAAGGGCCCGTACCGTCCCCGGGGACGGTACGGGCCCTTTCGCGCAGGTCAGCGCCGCGCGGTGTCGAAGGCGTCCGTCAGGACCCGCGCCCGCTTCACGTCGTCCGCGATGGCCTCCAGCAGCCCGTCGAGCGACTCGAACCTCGCCATCCCCCGCACGTACGCGAGGAAGTCCACGCACACCTGCTTGCCGTACAGGTCCAGGCCGACGCGGTCGATCGCGTACGCCTCCACGGTCCGTTCGGTGGCGTCGAACTGCACGTTCGTACCCACCGAGATCGCCGCCGGCATCCGCTCGCCGTCGGCCGTCAGCCAGCCCGCGTACACCCCGTCGGCCGGGATCGCGGTGTGCGGCTGCGTCTCGACGTTGGCCGTGGGGTAGCCGAGCTCGCGCCCGCGCTGCGCACCGCGCACCACGATGCCCTCGACCCGGTGCGGGCGGCCCAGGATCTCGGCGGCGCCGTCCATGTCCCCCTCGGCGACCAGCCGACGGGCCAGCGTGGAGGAGAACGGCACGCCGCCGCCCGCCTCTCCGCGCTCGACCAGGTCCACGACGTCGACCTCGTAGTCGTAGGTGGAGCCCAGCTCGCGCAGGAAGTCGACGTTCCCGGCGGCCCGGTGGCCGAAACGGAAGTTCGGGCCCTCGATGACGGCGCGCGCGTGCAGCTTGTCGACCAGCACCTTCACGATGAAGTCGGCCGGGGACAGCTGCGAGAACTCCGCCGTGAACGGCAGGATCAGCAGCGCGTCCACCCCGAGGCCGGCCATCAGCTCGGCACGGCGGTCGTACGGGGCCAGGATCGGCGGGTGGCTGCCCGGCCGCACGACCTCGCTCGGGTGCGGGCTGAAGGTGACGACGACCGCCGGGACGCCCAGCTCGCGGGCCTTCGCCACGGCCCGTCCGATGATCAGCTGGTGTCCCCGGTGCACGCCGTCGTAGGAGCCGATGGTGACGACGCTGCGTCCCCAGTCCTGGGGGATGTCCTCCAAGCCACGCCAGCGCTGCACTGTGACCGCTCCTCGCCCGAACCCGTGTAGTCCCTGTACTGATTGCCGATTGCAGGTCTAAGACTGCCATGCCCTCGGCCGGGGCCCCGCATCGGCTCTGGCCGGAATCGTTCCCCGCCTCAGGTAATGTCCGGGGCGGCCCTACGAAGAGTCTCCACGGTACGCCGGGCGCCCGGCCCCAGCAGGCCCGCCGCCTCCGTCGCGGCGTCCGTGAGCCAGCGGGAGACCAGCGCCCCGAACGCCGGATCGGCCCGGGCCAGCTCCACCGTGCGGTGCTCGAAGACCGCCGGCCCGCCGGGCACCCTCAGCAGCTGCCGTCCGGTGCGCCGCAGCAGCTCGCGGGTACGGACCTCGGGGCGCCGGCAGCTCCCCGCGGCGAGCCCCGCCAGGAAGGCGCCGAGCACCGCCGGATCCGACTCCTCGCGCAGCAGTACGTCCGCCAGCTCGGCCCGCAGCGGGTACGAGGCCTCCGCCCCGGGCGCGGCCAGTACGCCGGCCAGCTCGGCCCGGACCGGCCGCGGGGCGCCCCGCAGCAGGCCCAGGACCAGGGGGCGCAGTACGGGCCCGGCCGCCGGCCCCTGGTCCAGGCGCCGGTCCACGAAGGCGGCGGCGTGCGGGGCGTCCTCGGGGCGGCGGGCGAGGTGGTCGCGTACGAGGTCGCCCGCGCGGCGGGCCAGGCCGGGCGTGGTGAGCGCGGCCAGGGCGCGGATCACCTCCCCGTCGGCCCGGGCCCGCAGCGCGGCGAACACCGCGTCCGGGTCGGGCAGTACGGGGAGCGCCGCGACCAGCGCGGAGGCCGGGAGCCGGGAGCCGCCCGCGGGGTCGCGGAAGCAGTCGAGGGCGTCGGGCAGGTAGCGGGCCCGCGCCTGCGGGTCGCGGAGCAGGACGGCGAGGGCGGGGCCGTGCAGGGCGGTGTCGCCGGGGCGGTCCAGGAGCGCCCGGGCGGCGTGGCGCAGCAGCTCCCGGTCGGCGGGGGTGCGGACGTGCGGGGCGGTGGCGAGGCCGTACGCGGCGGCGGCCACGCGGCGTTCGGGCCGCTCGTCGCGCGCCCAGCGCTCGACCGCCCGGCAGAGGGCGGACGGCTCGTCCTCCGCGAGGACGGCGAGGAGTTCGTCGGCGCGCGGGTGCGCGGAGCGCACCAGGGCTTCGGTGAGGTCGTCCACCGCGAGGCCGCGGTGCGTGTGCAGCAGGGCCTGCGCCGCGGTGGCGACGGTGGCTCCGGGGCGGCCGCGCAGCCGGCGTTCGTCCGTGAACCAGGCGCAGACCAGGGGCAGGACGAGGTGCGGGGCGCGGGCCAGGCGGCGGGCTGCGGCCTCCAGGTAGCGGTGGTCGCAGGGCAGCAGCCGGCGCAGCAGGTCGATCCGGTCGCATTCGGGCAGCCGGAGCCGGTTCCAGAACCAGCCGCCGAACTCGCCGGTGCCGGACCGCGCCACGTGCTCGGCGAGGGCGTGCAGGACGGGCAGATGCCCGGTGGCGTCGTCGGCGCCGAGCAGGGTGCCGCGCAGCAGGCGGGAGGCCCACCAGACGCGGTCGGGGTGGACGGGTCCCGGGGATGCGGCGGCGGTCGCCTGCTCGGCGAAGGTGTTCAGGGCGGCCACCAGGGCGTCGAGCCGCAGGCGCGCCTCGGCGGGCGGGAGCCTGCGCAGGGCCTCCAGTACGGGCCCGATGCGGTGCCGGGGTACGGGCGGGCCTGTGTCGGCGGGGCCGTGGTGCACGAGGCCGTCCAGGGCGCCCGGGACGTCGAGGTGCCCGGCCTGGAGCCAGTCGGACAGTTCCTCGTGGGCGAAGCGGTAGCCGGGTCCGGCGGGGACCAGCAGGCCCTCGGTGAGGACGGCGGAGGCCCAGCCGGTGCGCCAGGGGAACAGTTCCTCGAAGGCGGCGCGGTCCAGCTGGCCCTGCCCGGGTCCGAGGCACCGCCGGGCGGCCTCGTGCACCCGCCCGGCCACCCGGGCCGCCAGCCGCCGCACCCCGGGAGCGTGCACCCCGGCCCCGTGGCCCGCCCCCGGGCCGGCCGCCCCCGCGCCGGCCGCCGCCGCGATCCGGACGGCGACGCGCAGGGCCAGCAGGTCCAGGTGCGCGGCGAAGACCTCGTCACGGCCCGGGCGGCCGGCGGTGACTCCGGCGGCGCGGATCCCGGAGAGCAGGCGCAGGGTCAGCGGGTGCCGGGTGTCGGCCTCGCGCACCGCGTCGTCCGGGATGCCCAGCCGGGCGCGGGCCTCGCGCGCCTCCTGCGGGGTCAGGTCGCCGACGGGCAGCGCGGGCGGCAGCCGCCGGGCGGCGCGGGCCGGGGTGTGCAGCAGCTCCGGCGGGTAGAGGTCCCCGGCCCGCTCCCAGTACTCGGGCCGGGCCGCGACCACGAGCCGGGCCCCGGTGCCGCGCAGCCAGTCGGCGGTGGCCCCGGTCCACGCCTCCAGGTGGTGCGCGAGCCGCGGCGGCATCTCCTCGGGGGCGTCCAGCACCACCAGCAACGGCCGCCCGGCGGCCGCCGCGAGCCGCGCCACGCGTTCCCCGACGCCCTCTCCGGCGAAGCCCGCGCCCGCCGCGACCACCCCGCCCCCGGCCCCGCCCCACCCGAACCCCGCCGGGCCCGACCCCGCGCGGCCGGGCCCGCCCGGGCCCGGGGCGGTGGGTGCCGGCGGGGTGTGGCCGGGAGCCGCCGGGGCGGCGGCGGGCCGGTCGGTGTGGGCGGGCGGGGTGGGGGCGGCGGCGGTGAGGATGCGGGCCGCCGCCGTCAGGGCGCGGGCCACGGCGTCGGCGAGCGAGGTGTCCCGGCCGCGCAGGTCGGCTCCGCGGAGCCAGAGCGTCGGTGCGGGCCGGGGTCCGCGGGCCCGGTCGGCGGCCAGGGCGGCCAGGGCGGTGGTGCGGCCGGTGCCGGGGGCCCCGACCAGGCCGAGCACGAGGTCCGGCCCGGCGGTGAAGGCGGTGAGCCCGGCGGTGATCCCGGGCCGTGGCACGGGGTCGGGGGCGGGCTCGGCGGCGCCGGCCGGGGGGAAGGCCGCGCCGAGGGTGGTGGCGGTCAGCTCCAGGGCGCCGGCCAGGTTGAGGTCCGCGCCGTAGGCCGGCACGGTGGCGGAGTTCCGCTCCAGCAGCGCGGCCAGGGGGCTTCCCGGTGCGGCGGCGGCCGCCGCGCGCAGGGGTACGGCGAAGCTCCCGGGCCGGTGCTCCGCTTCGAGAGCGGTGCCCAGTACCGCGAGCACCGCTCCGGTCGCCGCGTCCAGGACCGGTCCCCCGCGGACCTCGCCGCCGAGCCGCAGGGCGTCCCGGCCGGCGGTTCCGATGGCCAGCCCGACGGCTGCGGGGAGTACGTGGCGGCGGCCGGCCGCGGTGTGGGTGACCTCCGCTCCCGCCGCGAGGACCCGCGCCTGGCGCCAGCCCCGCGCGGGCAGGCGTACGTACGTCCCGGGAGGGATCACCTCGCGCATCGCCACGGGCAGCGGCGGCACGTCCAGTCCGGCGCCGCGCACGAGGGCCAGGCCGAGCTCCGGCAGCGCGGTCACGTCATCGGCCGATACCGGCCGGCCGGGGCCCCCGTCGCCGGACGCGAGCAGGACCATTCCGGCCAGGCCCTCGACGGCGTCGTGGCTGGTGATCACCGTGCCGCGGTCGTCGGCGACGAAGCCGCTCCCGCGCGGGATCCCGTCCCGGTCCCGGATCACCACCAGTCCCGCGGCCGCCCCCGTGGCAGCCCCGGCGACCGGCCGCGCGGCAGACCCCGCGGCCGGCTCCTCGGAAGCCGCGAAGGCGCCGCGGCCCGCGCCCCTCGTACCGTCCGTGACCTCGTCCGTCATCGCCGCACCACTCCCCTGCCGCGGGACCCGTGTTCACGACGGTAGGCAAGTGAAGATCAGCGGCAAAAGCACGCGGCCCGAAAGCGCCCCCTTACGCTCCCCGCATTCACTCCGAGCGCCTGCTCGGAAGGGTGAATACGGTGCTCCGGATGGATAGAGACCTACCCGAGGGGGGTTGTGGAGCGGTGAGCAGCAGTCCGTGTGCGCTCACCGCTCCACATCAACCGGGCGGCGCCGCCCGGCGGGAGTCCTCAGGCGAAGACCGCGAGGGACTTCGCCTTGCCGCCCTTGCTCTCCACGAGGCCGAGCAGCCTGCCCTCGGGCCCGTAGACGGCGACGGTCCGGCCGTCCCGGTACTCGTCCGGCATCTCGATCCGCACGCCGTTGGCGAGCAGCGAGGCCCGGCGGGCGTCCAGGTCCCAGCGCGCGAACGCGGCCGCGGCCGCCTCGCCGATCGGCATGACGGTCAGCTCCTCCTGGAGCTGGTCGAGCGTGCGCGCCTTGTCGATCTTGTAGGGGCCCACCCGGGTGCGCCGCAGCGCGGTGAGGTGGCCGCCGACGCCCAGGCCGGCGCCCAGGTCGCGGGCGAGGGCGCGGATGTACGTACCGCTGGAGCAGACGACGGAGACGACGAGGTCGACGACCTTGGTGCCGTCCTCGGCCTCGGCCTCGCGCATGTCGTACACCTGGAACGACGAGACGGTGACCGGGCGGGCCGGGATCTCGAAGTCCTCGCCGTCGCGGGCGCGCTTGTAGGAGCGCACGCCCTTGATCTTGATGGCGCTGACCTTGGACGGGACCTGCATGATGTCGCCGGTCAGCTTGGCGATGCCCGCGTCCACGGCCTCGCGGGTCACCCCGGAGGCGTCGGCGGACGAGGTGATCTCGCCCTCGGCGTCGTCCGTGAGGGTGTTCTGCCCGAGCCGGATGGTGCCGAGGTACTCCTTCTCGGTCAGCGCGAGGTGGCCGAGGAGCTTGGTGGCCTTCTCCACGCCGAGGACGAGGACGCCCGTCGCCATCGGGTCGAGGGTGCCGGCGTGGCCGACGCGGCGGGTCTTGGCGATCCCGCGCATCTTGGCGACCACGTCGTGCGAAGTGAAGCCGGACGGCTTGTCGACGATGACCAAGCCGTCCGGAGTCTTCCCTGCGTTGGTGCTCATTCCGCGGCTGCGTCCTCGTCGTCCTCGTCGCCCGGCTTCTTGTACGGGTCGGCCTCGCCGGCGTACTTGGCGCCGGAGGACACCTCGCGGACGTGGGCGTCGGAGGCCCGCGCCTTGTCGAGGAGGTCCTCGATGGTCCGGGCGTTCTCCGGGAGGGCGTCCGCGACGAAGGTCAGGGTGGGCGTGAACTTGGTTCCCGCCGCCCGGCCGACCGCGGAGCGCAGTACGCCCTTGGCGCTCTCCAGACCCGCTGCCGCGCTGGCCCGGTCCTCGTCGTCGCCGTAGACCGTGTAGAAGACCGTGGCCTCCCGCAGGTCGCCGGTGACCCGGGTGTCCGTGATGGTCACGTGCGTACCGAGGCGGGGGTCCTTGACTCCGCGCTGCAGCTTCTCGGCCACCACCTCCCGGATGAGGTCCGCCAGCTTCTTCGCCCGCGCATTGTCGGCCACTGGTCCGTCTCCTTCTTTGTTGCAGACAAGCAATCAGTCTTCATCACCGTGGTACCGCCGCCTCACGGACAGCAGTTCCACTTCCGGACGCGCCGCGACCAGCCGCTCACAGCGGTCGAGCACGTCCGACACGAACCCCGCGTCCCCGCTCACCAGGGCGACCCCTATGCGGGCCCTGCGGTGCAGGTCCTGGTCTCCCACCTCGGCCGCGCTCACGGAGAACTTGCGCTGGAGCTCGGCGACGATGGGCCGGACGACGGAGCGTTTCTCCTTCAGCGAGTGGACGTCGCCGAGGAGCAGGTCGAAGGACAGAGTCCCCACGTACATGCAGTTCCGGATGTCCCGCCGGTTCGGGTTCGGTGGCCTGCCGGCCGACGCTCGGCAGGGTCACCAGAACCGTACACGCAACGGCCGGGGCCGATCGACGGATATTCCGCCGACCGGCCCCGGGGTTACGACACGGTGCGAACCGCCTCGCGCTTACGCGCGGGGCTTCTCGCGCATCTCGTA contains these protein-coding regions:
- the rbfA gene encoding 30S ribosome-binding factor RbfA, translated to MADNARAKKLADLIREVVAEKLQRGVKDPRLGTHVTITDTRVTGDLREATVFYTVYGDDEDRASAAAGLESAKGVLRSAVGRAAGTKFTPTLTFVADALPENARTIEDLLDKARASDAHVREVSSGAKYAGEADPYKKPGDEDDEDAAAE
- a CDS encoding DUF503 domain-containing protein, which translates into the protein MYVGTLSFDLLLGDVHSLKEKRSVVRPIVAELQRKFSVSAAEVGDQDLHRRARIGVALVSGDAGFVSDVLDRCERLVAARPEVELLSVRRRYHGDED